In the Halichoerus grypus chromosome 4, mHalGry1.hap1.1, whole genome shotgun sequence genome, one interval contains:
- the KCNE4 gene encoding potassium voltage-gated channel subfamily E member 4, with translation MLKMEPLNSTHPSTAAPSSHLVSHVPGSESGNGNEYFYVLVVMSFYGIFLIGIMLGYMKSKRREKKSNLLLLYKDEERLWGEAMKPLPMVSGLRSVQVPMMLNMLQESVAPALSCTLCSMEGDSVSSESSSPDVHLTIQEEGADDELGETSEMLLNESSEGSSENIHQNS, from the coding sequence ATGCTGAAGATGGAGCCTCTGAACAGCACGCACCCCAGCACCGCAGCCCCCAGCAGCCACCTGGTGTCCCACGTGCCCGGCAGCGAGAGCGGCAACGGCAACGAATACTTCTACGTTCTGGTGGTCATGTCCTTCTACGGCATTTTCTTGATCGGAATCATGCTGGGCTATATGAAATCTAAGAGGCGGGAGAAGAAGTCGAACCTCCTGCTGCTGTACAAAGATGAGGAGAGGCTCTGGGGGGAGGCCATGAAGCCGCTGCCCATGGTGTCGGGCCTGAGGTCGGTGCAGGTGCCCATGATGCTGAATATGCTGCAAGAGAGTGTGGCGCCTGCCCTGTCCTGTACCCTCTGCTCCATGGAAGGAGACAGCGTGAGCTCCGAGTCCTCCTCCCCAGACGTGCACCTCACTAtccaggaggagggggcagatgATGAGCTGGGGGAGACTTCAGAGATGCTCCTCAACGAAAGCAGCGAAGGGTCCTCAGAGAACATCCATCAGAATTCCTAG